One window of the Salvia splendens isolate huo1 chromosome 1, SspV2, whole genome shotgun sequence genome contains the following:
- the LOC121759563 gene encoding carotenoid cleavage dioxygenase 8 homolog A, chloroplastic-like encodes MRVGRFWNPIDGSPNGTLEAALYPNEHGRGMDMCSINPNFLGKNYRYAYATGAQRPCNFPNTITKLDLVEKKAKSWCEEDSISSEPFFVATPGPTEEDDGVLIPMVSQKNGDGFALVLDGTTFEEIARAKFPYGLSCGLHGCWVPKN; translated from the exons GGTTGGGAGATTTTGGAATCCAATTGATGGGAGCCCAAATGGGACATTAGAGGCAGCATTGTATCCAAATGAGCATGGGAGAGGCATGGATATGTGTAGCATTAACCCTAACTTTTTGGGGAAGAATTATCGCTATGCTTATGCTACTGGTGCACAAAGGCCTTGTAACTTCCCAAATACCATTACTAAG CTTGATTTAGTGGAGAAGAAGGCTAAGAGCTGGTGTGAGGAAGACTCTATCTCCTCCGAGCCCTTCTTTGTGGCTACGCCGGGTCCCACTGAGGAAGATGATG GTGTTTTGATCCCGATGGTTAGTCAGAAGAATGGTGATGGATTTGCCTTGGTGTTGGATGGAACTACTTTTGAAGAGATTGCTAGAGCAAAATTTCCCTATGGTCTTTCATGTGGGCTGCATGGATGCTGGGTTCCCAAGAATTGA